Proteins from one Triticum aestivum cultivar Chinese Spring chromosome 7A, IWGSC CS RefSeq v2.1, whole genome shotgun sequence genomic window:
- the LOC123148831 gene encoding putative cysteine-rich receptor-like protein kinase 20 yields the protein MVITLMLLLSSLTPFQTTADEFCDNVKFLAATLPNKISSSPVQFATATIGKSPDIVYGLAFCRGDVLNDTACAKCLTNVLTLVQNATPPEIECFSVASYYSDCMLFYDFKNILSLSSINISVGENGGDPPFQRWNVKNDVRLIGGVLIQELLVKTVEEAASRTPRRFATAVMDSGRDFPKVYSMAQCTPDLSTGDCLACLTHLLGMVNFTMYLRVGGQMGAIRCFLRYEPHLFYHGEPMLHLETSLGTSPAGPAPTPTEHKRRMLKAWTIPVAVAVPVAAAAFMCCTIYSHRIIKQRKSKVSRFQRAIPSRDLDGEEQLVWQEKNSEFLVFDLKQLLEATNNFSEENKLGQGGFGAVYKAKFPGGLDMAVKRLASHSGQGFIEFKNEVQLIAKLQHMNLVRLLGCCSQEGEKILVYEYLQNKSLDFFIFDENRRRLLDFSKIVAIIDGIADGLLYLHKHSRLRVIHRDLKPSNILLDSEMKPKISDFGLAKIFISNNTEGNTTRRVVGTYGYMAPEYASEGVFSIKSDVFSFGVIIFDILTGERNCRSQHCGDFINLLGYAWKLWEERRWIDLVDASLVPSSHSTKVMRYINIALLCVQENAADRPSMTDVVAMLSNETMIMSQPKQPAYFNLRVGNEEPSAAIETHSINDMTLSVIIPR from the exons GTTCTGCCGTGGCGATGTCCTTAATGACACCGCCTGCGCCAAGTGTCTCACCAACGTATTGACCTTGGTGCAAAACGCTACGCCGCCGGAAATAGAGTGCTTCAGCGTTGCCTCCTACTACAGCGATTGTATGCTTTTCTACGACTTCAAGAACATCCTTTCTCTTTCATCTATAAATATTTCGGTAGGAGAAAACGGTGGCGACCCTCCGTTCCAGAGGTGGAATGTCAAGAACGACGTCCGCCTCATTGGCGGAGTCCTCATCcaggagctgcttgtgaagacaGTCGAAGAGGCGGCCAGCAGGACCCCGAGACGATTTGCTACCGCCGTCATGGACAGCGGCAGAGACTTCCCGAAGGTGTACTCCATGGCGCAGTGCACGCCGGATTTGTCTACTGGCGACTGTCTGGCATGCCTGACTCATCTCCTCGGGATGGTCAACTTCACTATGTACCTGCGCGTAGGGGGGCAGATGGGTGCCATCCGTTGTTTCTTAAGGTACGAGCCGCATTTGTTCTACCATGGTGAACCCATGCTGCACCTCGAGACGTCATTGGGGACATCACCGGCAGGGCCAGCTCCAACTCCGACAGAACACAAGA GGCGTATGCTTAAGGCGTGGACAATTCCCGTAGCTGTCGCTGTTCCTGTAGCGGCAGCAGCATTCATGTGCTGCACCATTTATTCTCATCGGATCATAAAGCAAAGAAAAA GTAAAGTAAGTAGGTTCCAAAGAGCAATACCTTCTCGGGATTTGGATGGGGAGGAACAACTAGTTTGGCAAGAGAAGAATTCCGAGTTTTTGGTGTTTGACTTGAAACAGCTACTAGAGGCCACAAACAATTTTTCAGAAGAAAACAAACTTGGACAAGGTGGTTTTGGCGCAGTGTACAAG GCAAAGTTTCCTGGGGGGTTGGATATGGCAGTCAAGAGACTTGCTTCACACTCAGGACAAGGTTTCATTGAGTTCAAAAATGAAGTTCAGCTCATCGCCAAACTCCAGCATATGAATTTGGTTAGGCTCTTAGGATGTTGTTCGCAAGAAGGAGAGAAAATATTGGTCTATGAATACTTGCAAAACAAAAGCTTGGATTTCTTTATTTTTG ATGAAAACAGAAGACGTTTACTTGATTTTTCGAAAATTGTAGCAATAATTGATGGAATAGCTGATGGACTTCTTTATCTACATAAACATTCACGGTTGCGAGTAATACATCGTGATCTTAAACCAAGCAACATTCTCTTGGATAGCGAAATGAAACCAAAAATCTCAGATTTTGGGCTAGCAAAAATATTTATCTCAAATAACACCGAAGGAAACACTACAAGAAGAGTAGTTGGTACATA TGGCTACATGGCCCCCGAGTATGCTTCGGAGGGTGTCTTCTCTATCAAATCTGACGTCTTCAGCTTTGGAGTTATTATTTTTGATATTCTTACTGGAGAAAGGAATTGTAGAAGCCAACATTGTGGAGATTTCATCAATCTCCTTGGATAT GCATGGAAATTATGGGAAGAGAGAAGGTGGATTGATCTCGTTGATGCATCGTTGGTTCCTAGTAGTCATTCAACAAAGGTGATGCGCTACATTAACATAGCATTGTTGTGTGTACAAGAGAATGCAGCTGACCGACCAAGCATGACCGATGTTGTTGCAATGTTAAGCAATGAGACAATGATCATGTCTCAGCCTAAGCAGCCCGCATATTTCAACTTAAGGGTTGGAAATGAAGAGCCATCTGCAGCTATCGAGACACATAGTATTAATGATATGACTTTATCTGTCATAATACCTAGATAG